One genomic region from Candidatus Xiphinematobacter sp. encodes:
- a CDS encoding cysteine desulfurase codes for MHSTLDSLRGEFPALKEFVRGRDDVQIAYLDNAASTQKPEAVIQRMAEFSRHEYANVHRGMHELSERATVAYEAARRRAARYLGAKEESIIFTSGTTSALNLLANTWGECNVKEGDMLLLTELEHHSNLVPWFQLAQRKHATVVYTPLDPVTQGLDVRRLRQLLCQGPRLFAFAHVSNVLGSIQSAEEFCTLAREQGVTTVVDAAQSAGHMPLNTSRMGCDFLACSGHKMCGPTGIGILYGRYELLLEMPPWQYGGEMVDSVNFHWVTFRTPPARFEAGTPPIIEAVGLHAAMDFVDSIGRDKIAQHSTALAEEAAEGLRQIKGLHVFGPPLGRAGLVTFSVEGIHAHDLVFFLNSRGLALRAGHHCAQPLMRKLGVPSSSRASFYLYNTRREVSRLLEGVREAIAFFTH; via the coding sequence ATGCACTCTACGCTCGACTCATTAAGGGGGGAGTTCCCGGCACTCAAGGAGTTTGTAAGAGGTAGGGACGATGTGCAGATTGCCTATTTGGATAACGCAGCGAGTACTCAAAAGCCAGAAGCGGTCATCCAAAGGATGGCAGAGTTCTCCCGTCACGAGTATGCAAACGTGCACCGTGGAATGCACGAGCTAAGCGAACGTGCCACAGTAGCCTACGAGGCAGCACGCCGGCGCGCCGCTCGTTACCTAGGGGCCAAGGAAGAATCCATCATCTTTACATCCGGCACTACTTCGGCGCTTAATCTCTTAGCAAATACCTGGGGGGAATGTAATGTCAAGGAGGGCGATATGCTACTTCTTACAGAACTGGAGCATCATAGTAATCTTGTTCCTTGGTTCCAACTGGCTCAACGCAAGCATGCTACAGTGGTTTACACTCCACTTGATCCAGTGACACAGGGACTGGACGTAAGGCGCCTCCGTCAGCTCCTGTGTCAGGGGCCGCGGCTCTTTGCCTTCGCACATGTCTCTAACGTTCTAGGATCAATTCAGTCTGCGGAAGAGTTTTGCACTCTCGCCAGAGAGCAAGGAGTTACTACAGTGGTCGATGCGGCACAGTCTGCCGGACATATGCCGCTGAATACTAGCAGGATGGGCTGCGACTTCCTGGCTTGTTCCGGCCATAAAATGTGCGGTCCTACTGGTATTGGAATACTCTATGGACGCTATGAACTCCTTCTTGAAATGCCCCCTTGGCAATATGGGGGAGAGATGGTAGACAGTGTCAACTTTCACTGGGTGACCTTCCGCACCCCACCAGCGCGGTTTGAGGCCGGCACTCCTCCCATTATTGAAGCGGTTGGTCTCCACGCCGCTATGGATTTTGTGGACAGTATAGGCCGCGATAAAATTGCTCAACATTCTACTGCTTTAGCTGAGGAAGCTGCTGAGGGCTTACGCCAAATCAAGGGACTCCACGTGTTCGGTCCTCCCTTAGGTCGTGCAGGCTTAGTAACCTTCTCTGTTGAAGGAATCCATGCCCACGATTTAGTATTCTTTCTGAACTCGCGTGGCCTTGCTTTACGAGCAGGACATCATTGTGCACAACCGCTGATGCGCAAGCTGGGTGTACCTTCCAGTAGCCGAGCTAGTTTTTACCTTTACAATACCCGCCGGGAAGTTTCCAGACTCCTGGAGGGAGTGCGTGAGGCCATTGCTTTCTTTACCCATTGA
- a CDS encoding ATP-dependent Clp protease proteolytic subunit — protein sequence MHSPAHNSILVPIVVEQTGRGERSYDIYSRLLKDRIIFIGTPIDDNVANLVIAQMLFLQMEDAKKDISIYINSPGGSVTAGLAIYDTMQFVTCDVTTYCIGISASMGAVLLAAGANGKRYALPNSDIMIHQVSGGAHGQASDVERQVEFMFKLKKRLNRILSYHTGKPEELVEKDVDRDYYMTAQEAKDYGLVDKVIPSLKGPKAAVSEEVAK from the coding sequence ATGCACTCACCTGCTCATAACAGCATCCTCGTTCCTATTGTCGTCGAGCAAACGGGTCGAGGGGAACGTAGCTATGATATTTATTCCCGTTTGTTAAAGGACCGTATCATTTTCATTGGCACCCCGATTGATGACAATGTTGCGAATTTGGTGATTGCCCAAATGTTGTTTTTGCAAATGGAGGATGCGAAGAAGGATATAAGCATCTATATCAACTCTCCCGGTGGGTCTGTGACAGCAGGGTTGGCCATCTATGATACAATGCAGTTCGTGACTTGTGATGTAACCACCTATTGCATAGGAATTTCTGCCAGCATGGGAGCTGTGCTGTTGGCCGCAGGAGCCAATGGCAAGCGTTACGCGCTACCCAATTCGGATATTATGATCCATCAGGTTTCTGGTGGAGCACACGGGCAGGCCAGCGATGTGGAACGCCAGGTGGAATTCATGTTCAAGCTCAAGAAGCGCCTGAATAGGATTCTTTCCTATCATACAGGGAAGCCGGAGGAACTTGTCGAGAAGGATGTGGATAGAGACTATTATATGACAGCGCAAGAAGCAAAAGATTACGGTCTGGTAGATAAGGTCATTCCTTCCCTAAAAGGGCCTAAAGCTGCCGTTTCCGAAGAGGTAGCTAAGTGA
- a CDS encoding deoxyhypusine synthase family protein — translation MKTDEGCHYGTVSSFIARHFRHFNAAALRDAANAYCSHIQQGGKMLIAIAGAMSTAELGISLAEMIRQQKVHAICCTGANLEEDIFNLVAHDFYEQVPHYRSLTPQEERALFKRNMNRVTDTCIPEAEAMRRVEAFILKEWVAADRASKRYFPHEFLYRILLWGELEYQIDPAHSWLLAAAERKLPLFVPGWEDSTLGNMFAGHCLDRTVQNVFTVRTGIEYMQALAAWYAETAQQLPGAENRGSIGFFQIGGGIAGDFPICVVPMLHQDLRRKDVPLWGYFCQISDSTTSYGSYSGAVPNEKITWGKLDVETPKFLVESDASIVAPLIFAVVLGL, via the coding sequence ATGAAAACAGATGAAGGTTGTCACTATGGGACGGTGAGTAGCTTTATAGCGCGTCATTTTCGCCATTTTAATGCTGCTGCATTAAGAGATGCTGCGAACGCCTATTGCTCGCACATACAGCAAGGTGGAAAAATGCTGATAGCCATTGCAGGTGCCATGAGCACAGCGGAGTTGGGAATTTCCCTTGCGGAGATGATTCGCCAGCAGAAAGTGCACGCTATCTGTTGCACAGGTGCCAATTTGGAGGAGGATATTTTTAATCTTGTGGCACACGATTTTTATGAACAGGTTCCTCACTACCGGAGTCTGACCCCCCAGGAAGAAAGGGCGCTCTTTAAGAGGAACATGAATCGGGTTACAGATACCTGCATTCCGGAGGCAGAGGCCATGCGCCGGGTTGAGGCGTTCATTCTAAAAGAATGGGTGGCTGCAGATCGAGCAAGCAAGCGATATTTTCCCCACGAGTTTCTCTATCGTATCCTCCTCTGGGGAGAACTGGAGTATCAAATTGATCCGGCCCATAGCTGGCTGTTAGCTGCAGCAGAAAGAAAGCTGCCGCTATTCGTGCCTGGATGGGAGGATTCGACGTTAGGCAACATGTTTGCAGGGCACTGCCTTGACAGGACTGTACAAAACGTCTTTACGGTACGCACCGGTATCGAGTATATGCAAGCACTGGCCGCTTGGTATGCCGAAACAGCCCAGCAATTACCTGGGGCAGAAAACCGCGGTTCTATTGGCTTTTTTCAAATTGGTGGCGGCATCGCTGGGGATTTTCCGATCTGTGTAGTGCCAATGTTGCACCAAGATTTGCGCCGTAAAGATGTTCCACTCTGGGGTTATTTTTGCCAAATCAGCGATTCTACCACAAGCTATGGGAGCTATTCTGGTGCGGTTCCAAATGAAAAGATTACTTGGGGGAAATTGGATGTTGAAACTCCAAAATTCCTTGTTGAATCGGATGCTTCCATAGTAGCGCCTCTCATCTTTGCTGTGGTACTGGGCTTGTAG
- a CDS encoding mannose-1-phosphate guanylyltransferase codes for MKSLVPYLDSLHIFIMAGGRGERFWPMSRRRLPKHLLRLFGGLSLLEVTIARIQGVIPSERIFVLTSLNQREAVRSQLPSFPSSHIIVEPVGRDTAPAAALATAFAHSKAPDAIVALLPADAMICNVSAFRHQLTDAVSVAAQQPCIVVFSILPTCPTTGLGYLELGPQLQHLTPNASLVYRVQRFIEKPNREVAQTYLRQGNFGWNAGIYIWKPECFLQECMKSCRQLADFILHFPAGNCTPYVSEHFPPLPKNSLDYAIMEQASSILAIRSKFDWDDVGTWTSLTKYLARDTQENSFQGSSALFNSHGNVVIANHRTIALCGIQNLIVVETPDSVLVCHQDSVQDVKKVLPLLPESLR; via the coding sequence ATGAAGAGCCTAGTTCCATACCTGGATTCTCTCCACATCTTTATCATGGCTGGGGGAAGGGGCGAGCGGTTTTGGCCAATGAGTCGGCGACGGCTACCTAAGCATCTTCTCCGCCTTTTTGGGGGACTCTCTCTTCTAGAAGTGACCATCGCCCGCATACAAGGAGTGATCCCCTCCGAACGGATCTTCGTCTTAACTAGCCTGAACCAGCGAGAGGCCGTCCGCAGCCAACTTCCTTCTTTCCCCTCTAGCCATATTATCGTAGAGCCAGTCGGAAGGGATACAGCTCCAGCGGCGGCACTTGCCACCGCTTTTGCTCATTCAAAAGCACCCGATGCCATTGTGGCCCTTTTACCAGCAGATGCCATGATTTGCAACGTGAGCGCATTTCGGCATCAGCTTACTGATGCCGTCTCGGTTGCCGCCCAGCAGCCCTGCATAGTGGTTTTCTCCATTCTTCCTACTTGCCCAACGACTGGGCTTGGCTATTTAGAGCTTGGTCCTCAGCTGCAGCATCTAACTCCTAATGCCTCACTTGTCTATCGCGTCCAACGTTTCATCGAAAAGCCTAATAGAGAGGTAGCTCAAACCTATCTTAGGCAGGGCAACTTTGGTTGGAATGCTGGCATCTACATTTGGAAACCCGAGTGTTTTCTTCAAGAGTGCATGAAATCTTGCCGGCAGCTCGCCGACTTTATCCTCCATTTTCCAGCAGGGAATTGCACTCCTTATGTTTCTGAGCACTTCCCTCCCCTACCAAAAAATTCTCTGGACTACGCTATCATGGAGCAGGCCTCCTCTATCTTAGCCATTCGCTCCAAGTTTGACTGGGATGATGTGGGAACATGGACCTCCCTAACAAAGTACCTTGCCCGCGACACCCAAGAAAACTCTTTCCAGGGATCCAGCGCTCTCTTTAATTCCCACGGGAATGTCGTTATTGCTAATCATCGTACTATTGCCCTTTGTGGCATTCAAAACCTTATTGTCGTGGAAACTCCTGATTCCGTCCTGGTCTGTCATCAGGATTCTGTTCAGGACGTAAAAAAAGTCCTCCCCCTCCTCCCAGAGAGTCTCCGCTAG